CACGGTATGCCCATGGTTCAAGTTCAGTTCATAGGAGACCACAAGGGGATTGGTTTGTACTGGTTGGTTAATAGTGAAATTAAGTATGGTCACTGGGGACTTGGGTACTGGCCATTGGCAAATTTTGTTGCCACCACAATCTCCAGTTTcacatgaaaaataatttgtggCATTGAGGCTGCACTTGGTCCTCCCCCAAATGAAACCCTTCCATTGATCAGGCATTTGGAGTGTTTTTGAAGTTCCTGAAGGGAACTCAGGATCACTATCACCAATTGATGGGGTGGCACCGAGCCATATAGACTCAGTGCATCGGTTCTCGTAGTTGAAGGTCACCGTAGACTGTCCAcctgaaaaatattgtttcaaacTTAGACAGTAAATAttacttttgaaaaatattgtttcaactttcatgTATGATGTACACATCTCTTATTGATATCCACAATTAAAACGAGAAATAAATAATGTGCATGGAATATGTGTGACATTAAACCCTCACCCCCTACTTTAACTACCACACTATTAGTCAATAACATAAAACATAGGCTTAAGGATTATTGAGCTTGATACGTTCAAGAACTTTATCCGTGATAAGTTGATATCACTTTGCCAGTTTGCCTAAACCACTTAGACAGTGAGATCTTGATAAAAGTCAATATATTGTCATTCTCACGTTTAAGGTTCATAATGGAAACAATATTAATTCACATGTTAACTTATACCTCTAGCTTCTTTGCTTGTCCTCATCCTCATAAATATCAATATTAAGGTGCATTAAAATTTGCACATATCTGTGATATTTTTGTGATATACTATCATGcagcaaaagaaaagagaagggcGTATCAATCAGTTACCTGTAATGAATAAGAGAAGAAGGATGATGAGAGCTTCGCCAGCCATTGAACCTCTGCttttgagttaaaaatataAGTTGGAATTACAAAATGAGTTAAGCAAGGGAGAATTTATATATAGGAAAGGTAGGGTTTGTGTTGGCGTGAGCTGTCTAATTAGATAAATTAGAGAATTCTGCTTTAATGTAAATGCCATACTTCAAGGGTCATCCATGATCTTAGCCAAAAATGTGTATAGCCTAGAATAGGTTCCTAAAAATCCTCTCTTTGTATCTATATATGAGTGTACTGAACTCTAAGGCTCCGCTTGGGAGgagagaatgaaatggaatggaaaggaataaaaagaatcattttaaaatattcttcttttctcttgtttgagagttttaatggagagaataaaaaactcgatcattcccttatttggaagtttaagtaggagggaatggaatgggtaggagggaacactcatttctctctattcccttaaaacctcaaaatttcattccccccgaaattgggaggaatgggagggaatataattagatttaatgatttttttactaaaactcccaaaatatccctatatattcaattctttattttaaaataggggtctaatagtaatattatcataaaatgattccatttcattccctccatgttgcttccaaacaagattacttacattccattc
The DNA window shown above is from Quercus lobata isolate SW786 chromosome 7, ValleyOak3.0 Primary Assembly, whole genome shotgun sequence and carries:
- the LOC115952675 gene encoding thaumatin-like protein 1; the protein is MAGEALIILLLLFITGGQSTVTFNYENRCTESIWLGATPSIGDSDPEFPSGTSKTLQMPDQWKGFIWGRTKCSLNATNYFSCETGDCGGNKICQWPVPKSPVTILNFTINQPVQTNPLVVSYELNLNHGHTVPVRIRPVGGSLVGGGTGPCPVVDCAKDFSNVCPPNLVVKGKDGRYVGCLSACDALKDPKHCCFGNFASPQTCQPNEYSSIFKKACGLAHTYPGDKQPPIYSCSGATSFSITFCPA